In Solea senegalensis isolate Sse05_10M linkage group LG18, IFAPA_SoseM_1, whole genome shotgun sequence, a single window of DNA contains:
- the znf281b gene encoding zinc finger protein 281b isoform X1, which translates to MSIIQDKLGNEFLRNGGMDPNFAPGMLMFSHLPPVTSFTRLASQSVMGELPQEMILKKERDSPPDHQGVAAANTGGFLHSMGIKQERLTELDYRMPLYGGGGGVGVNCTGGGAGKSGTDMVDMSFGNHHQNHQSMLLHDLSLSNVRSMEEPIPGRPGKEPKESSGRRGRRNNGDGQGGKARKKRDASKAMMLDADGACLSPNSKPHICEHCNAAFRSSYHLRRHVLIHTDRTGERPFRCSQCNMSFIQKYLLQRHEKIHSGEKPFSCDQCNMRFIQKYHMERHKRTHSGEKPYRCDTCQQFFSRTDRLLKHKRTCGEAIKKGLDPSMLELSESELGQGSYSLTQGNSNTSGRKKARSKNGEGGERKRKKNASASVAGASSSRGMAHDLGLQDFSMEHPSGSGPAMQGRTPKLVFKKAGRKGLDKGLLSLEDDADGQKLLSQKPGSMDHVEGSGLDNMGLLQGAGGNKQGPTTSSNYDDAMQFVKKRRYLHAVNNDYGAGPLHMANQGNSVIQVSLGPEPTLAMLDSSPLELKHDKSGIPDEVLQSLLEHYSHKPEGSHHHDVTFDLPDHPHHVDLQPAAPVTPELEDDSPNGGDKTVVMSEYSKFLLQALERTSHSGPFPTLGHTGPFPLLSSSSSPTGPLFSDKHVYSTSPLDCGYPPAVSSPLPITAVPSSTSSSNSSKSHYGMLVGSPSQAGYHITLESTSHQQLTPSQELTEQLEKQHSPGAYNLPPQDLTTQADGSKGQQPKVGGSAAPTNGSSYPDLSPLNPPKETTYQIENFAQAFGSQFKSGRRTPLSYGSDPAAEVDHRLRTPVSEFSGYTSLLADVSAPVSTGSKTPTSQSFR; encoded by the exons ATGAGTATTATCCAGGACAAATTAGGCAATGAGTTTTTGCGCAACGGTGGCATGGACCCCAATTTTGCACCAGGCATGCTCATGTTCAGCCACCTGCCGCCAGTCACCAGCTTCACGCGGCTTGCCTCCCAGTCCGTCATGGGCGAACTTCCCCAGGAGATGATCCTCAAGAAAGAACGTGACTCCCCTCCAGACCACCAGGGCGTCGCTGCTGCGAACACGGGGGGCTTCCTCCACAGCATGGGCATAAAGCAGGAGCGGCTAACTGAGCTGGATTACCGCATGCCCCTCTACGGTGGGGGTGGAGGAGTCGGGGTAAACTGTACTGGAGGGGGCGCGGGGAAGAGTGGCACTGACATGGTGGACATGTCTTTCGGCAACCACCACCAAAACCACCAGAGCATGCTCCTGCATGACCTGAGCCTCAGCAATGTTCGGAGCATGGAAGAACCT ATTCCTGGAAGACCGGGTAAAGAGCCAAAAGAATCATCAGGTAGAAGAGGGCGGAGGAACAATGGGGACGGACAGGGAGGCAAAGCACGAAAGAAACGCGATGCTTCAAAG GCCATGATGTTGGATGCAGATGGAGCCTGTTTGTCCCCAAACTCGAAACCACATATCTGTGAGCACTGTAACGCTGCCTTCCGCAGCTCCTACCACTTGCGCAGACACGTGCTCATACACACAG ATCGCACAGGTGAGAGGCCTTTCCGGTGCAGCCAGTGTAACATGAGCTTCATTCAGAAGTACCTGCTCCAGCGGCACGAAAAGATCCACAGTG GAGAGAAGCCTTTCAGCTGTGACCAGTGTAACATGCGCTTTATCCAGAAGTACCATATGGAGCGGCACAAAAGGACACACAGTGGCGAGAAGCCATATCGCTGTGATACATGCCAACAA TTTTTCTCTAGAACAGACCGGTTACTGAAGCACAAACGGACTTGTGGAGAAGCCATAAAGAAGGGCCTAGACCCGAGCATGCTGGAGCTCAGCGAATCCGAGCTAGGCCAGGGCAGctattcactcactcagggaAACTCGAACACCTCTGGACGCAAAAAGGCCAGGTCCAAGAACGGTGAGGGCGGTGAGCGCAAGCGGAAGAAAAATGCCTCTGCATCAGTGGCAGGAGCCTCATCCTCTCGGGGGATGGCCCATGACCTGGGCTTACAGGACTTCAGCATGGAGCACCCCTCAGGCTCGGGCCCTGCCATGCAGGGACGCACACCCAAATTGGTCTTCAAAAAAGCTGGCCGCAAGGGCCTTGATAAGGGCCTCCTCTCTCTGGAAGACGATGCTGATGGACAAAAACTGTTGAGCCAGAAGCCTGGCTCAATGGATCATGTGGAGGGTTCTGGTCTCGACAATATGGGTCTACTCCAGGGAGCCGGGGGCAACAAGCAGGGGCCCACCACCAGCAGCAACTACGATGATGCAATGCAGTTTGTGAAAAAGCGGCGCTACCTCCATGCAGTTAACAATGACTATGGAGCCGGCCCCCTGCACATGGCAAACCAGGGCAACAGTGTCATCCAGGTTTCCCTCGGACCAGAGCCCACACTGGCCATGCTGGACTCGTCTCCTTTGGAGCTCAAGCACGACAAGTCTGGCATTCCAGATGAGGTACTGCAAAGCCTGCTAGAACATTATAGCCATAAACCAGAAGGGTCACACCACCATGACGTGACTTTTGACCTGCCTGACCACCCACACCATGTTGACCTCCAACCAGCAGCCCCTGTTACCCCAGAGTTGGAGGACGACTCGCCTAATGGCGGCGATAAGACAGTCGTGATGAGCGAGTACTCGAAATTTCTCCTGCAGGCTCTGGAGCGCACCAGCCATAGTGGACCCTTCCCTACCCTTGGCCACACTGGGCCTTTCCCACTCttgtccagcagctccagtCCCACAGGACCCCTGTTCTCTGACAAACACGTGTACTCCACATCGCCGCTGGACTGTGGCTACCCGCCTGCTGTGTCCTCCCCGCTGCCCATCACCGCCGTTCCCTCATCGACCTCCTCCTCGAACTCCTCAAAGTCCCACTATGGCATGCTGGTGGGCTCTCCCTCTCAGGCAGGCTACCACATCACCTTGGAATCCACCAGTCACCAGCAGCTGACTCCATCTCAGGAGTTGACCGAGCAGTTGGAGAAGCAGCACTCCCCTGGCGCCTACAACCTCCCTCCCCAGGACCTGACCACCCAGGCAGATGGTTCCAAGGGGCAGCAACCCAAGGTTGGAGGAAGCGCTGCACCCACCAACGGCTCCAGCTACCCCGATCTGTCCCCGCTGAACCCCCCTAAAGAAACCACGTACCAGATCGAGAACTTTGCCCAGGCCTTTGGCTCCCAGTTCAAATCAGGGCGGCGGACCCCTCTGAGCTACGGCAGCGATCCTGCAGCAGAGGTCGACCACCGATTAAGAACTCCAGTGTCAGAATTCTCAGGGTATACCAGTTTGTTAGCTGACGTCAGTGCGCCAGTGAGTACAGGATCAAAAACCCCGACAAGCCAAAGTTTCAGATAA
- the znf281b gene encoding zinc finger protein 281b isoform X2, which translates to MSIIQDKLGNEFLRNGGMDPNFAPGMLMFSHLPPVTSFTRLASQSVMGELPQEMILKKERDSPPDHQGVAAANTGGFLHSMGIKQERLTELDYRMPLYGGGGGVGVNCTGGGAGKSGTDMVDMSFGNHHQNHQSMLLHDLSLSNVRSMEEPIPGRPGKEPKESSGRRGRRNNGDGQGGKARKKRDASKAMMLDADGACLSPNSKPHICEHCNAAFRSSYHLRRHVLIHTGERPFRCSQCNMSFIQKYLLQRHEKIHSGEKPFSCDQCNMRFIQKYHMERHKRTHSGEKPYRCDTCQQFFSRTDRLLKHKRTCGEAIKKGLDPSMLELSESELGQGSYSLTQGNSNTSGRKKARSKNGEGGERKRKKNASASVAGASSSRGMAHDLGLQDFSMEHPSGSGPAMQGRTPKLVFKKAGRKGLDKGLLSLEDDADGQKLLSQKPGSMDHVEGSGLDNMGLLQGAGGNKQGPTTSSNYDDAMQFVKKRRYLHAVNNDYGAGPLHMANQGNSVIQVSLGPEPTLAMLDSSPLELKHDKSGIPDEVLQSLLEHYSHKPEGSHHHDVTFDLPDHPHHVDLQPAAPVTPELEDDSPNGGDKTVVMSEYSKFLLQALERTSHSGPFPTLGHTGPFPLLSSSSSPTGPLFSDKHVYSTSPLDCGYPPAVSSPLPITAVPSSTSSSNSSKSHYGMLVGSPSQAGYHITLESTSHQQLTPSQELTEQLEKQHSPGAYNLPPQDLTTQADGSKGQQPKVGGSAAPTNGSSYPDLSPLNPPKETTYQIENFAQAFGSQFKSGRRTPLSYGSDPAAEVDHRLRTPVSEFSGYTSLLADVSAPVSTGSKTPTSQSFR; encoded by the exons ATGAGTATTATCCAGGACAAATTAGGCAATGAGTTTTTGCGCAACGGTGGCATGGACCCCAATTTTGCACCAGGCATGCTCATGTTCAGCCACCTGCCGCCAGTCACCAGCTTCACGCGGCTTGCCTCCCAGTCCGTCATGGGCGAACTTCCCCAGGAGATGATCCTCAAGAAAGAACGTGACTCCCCTCCAGACCACCAGGGCGTCGCTGCTGCGAACACGGGGGGCTTCCTCCACAGCATGGGCATAAAGCAGGAGCGGCTAACTGAGCTGGATTACCGCATGCCCCTCTACGGTGGGGGTGGAGGAGTCGGGGTAAACTGTACTGGAGGGGGCGCGGGGAAGAGTGGCACTGACATGGTGGACATGTCTTTCGGCAACCACCACCAAAACCACCAGAGCATGCTCCTGCATGACCTGAGCCTCAGCAATGTTCGGAGCATGGAAGAACCT ATTCCTGGAAGACCGGGTAAAGAGCCAAAAGAATCATCAGGTAGAAGAGGGCGGAGGAACAATGGGGACGGACAGGGAGGCAAAGCACGAAAGAAACGCGATGCTTCAAAG GCCATGATGTTGGATGCAGATGGAGCCTGTTTGTCCCCAAACTCGAAACCACATATCTGTGAGCACTGTAACGCTGCCTTCCGCAGCTCCTACCACTTGCGCAGACACGTGCTCATACACACAG GTGAGAGGCCTTTCCGGTGCAGCCAGTGTAACATGAGCTTCATTCAGAAGTACCTGCTCCAGCGGCACGAAAAGATCCACAGTG GAGAGAAGCCTTTCAGCTGTGACCAGTGTAACATGCGCTTTATCCAGAAGTACCATATGGAGCGGCACAAAAGGACACACAGTGGCGAGAAGCCATATCGCTGTGATACATGCCAACAA TTTTTCTCTAGAACAGACCGGTTACTGAAGCACAAACGGACTTGTGGAGAAGCCATAAAGAAGGGCCTAGACCCGAGCATGCTGGAGCTCAGCGAATCCGAGCTAGGCCAGGGCAGctattcactcactcagggaAACTCGAACACCTCTGGACGCAAAAAGGCCAGGTCCAAGAACGGTGAGGGCGGTGAGCGCAAGCGGAAGAAAAATGCCTCTGCATCAGTGGCAGGAGCCTCATCCTCTCGGGGGATGGCCCATGACCTGGGCTTACAGGACTTCAGCATGGAGCACCCCTCAGGCTCGGGCCCTGCCATGCAGGGACGCACACCCAAATTGGTCTTCAAAAAAGCTGGCCGCAAGGGCCTTGATAAGGGCCTCCTCTCTCTGGAAGACGATGCTGATGGACAAAAACTGTTGAGCCAGAAGCCTGGCTCAATGGATCATGTGGAGGGTTCTGGTCTCGACAATATGGGTCTACTCCAGGGAGCCGGGGGCAACAAGCAGGGGCCCACCACCAGCAGCAACTACGATGATGCAATGCAGTTTGTGAAAAAGCGGCGCTACCTCCATGCAGTTAACAATGACTATGGAGCCGGCCCCCTGCACATGGCAAACCAGGGCAACAGTGTCATCCAGGTTTCCCTCGGACCAGAGCCCACACTGGCCATGCTGGACTCGTCTCCTTTGGAGCTCAAGCACGACAAGTCTGGCATTCCAGATGAGGTACTGCAAAGCCTGCTAGAACATTATAGCCATAAACCAGAAGGGTCACACCACCATGACGTGACTTTTGACCTGCCTGACCACCCACACCATGTTGACCTCCAACCAGCAGCCCCTGTTACCCCAGAGTTGGAGGACGACTCGCCTAATGGCGGCGATAAGACAGTCGTGATGAGCGAGTACTCGAAATTTCTCCTGCAGGCTCTGGAGCGCACCAGCCATAGTGGACCCTTCCCTACCCTTGGCCACACTGGGCCTTTCCCACTCttgtccagcagctccagtCCCACAGGACCCCTGTTCTCTGACAAACACGTGTACTCCACATCGCCGCTGGACTGTGGCTACCCGCCTGCTGTGTCCTCCCCGCTGCCCATCACCGCCGTTCCCTCATCGACCTCCTCCTCGAACTCCTCAAAGTCCCACTATGGCATGCTGGTGGGCTCTCCCTCTCAGGCAGGCTACCACATCACCTTGGAATCCACCAGTCACCAGCAGCTGACTCCATCTCAGGAGTTGACCGAGCAGTTGGAGAAGCAGCACTCCCCTGGCGCCTACAACCTCCCTCCCCAGGACCTGACCACCCAGGCAGATGGTTCCAAGGGGCAGCAACCCAAGGTTGGAGGAAGCGCTGCACCCACCAACGGCTCCAGCTACCCCGATCTGTCCCCGCTGAACCCCCCTAAAGAAACCACGTACCAGATCGAGAACTTTGCCCAGGCCTTTGGCTCCCAGTTCAAATCAGGGCGGCGGACCCCTCTGAGCTACGGCAGCGATCCTGCAGCAGAGGTCGACCACCGATTAAGAACTCCAGTGTCAGAATTCTCAGGGTATACCAGTTTGTTAGCTGACGTCAGTGCGCCAGTGAGTACAGGATCAAAAACCCCGACAAGCCAAAGTTTCAGATAA